In Oryza sativa Japonica Group chromosome 2, ASM3414082v1, the following are encoded in one genomic region:
- the LOC4328229 gene encoding protein PTST, chloroplastic isoform X1, giving the protein MECLTTSFTRNPGREYNLICPSEALSEKQRIQRRVLCYFPASTNSRRCRKFTTMAYPVSPIAGRRSNWRSFAASLNLEDGPASSDSTSSPSEQTSDGGEVYGDPSENLNSRKLKSDELKSLLADSERSKLLKKLSEANQYNRFLKRQLQMKDNDVVKFKSELAVMELELQALVALAEEIANFDVPSGSRKINGKYIQSHLLTRLEAVHDKVMEQIKDVDSLKHQEISVFWVGIAENVQIMGSFDGWSQGEAMSMEYSGYQARFSATLNLRPGRYEIKFLVDGEWRLSLEYPIDGEGSMQNNILVVN; this is encoded by the exons ATGGAGTGTCTGACCACAAGTTTTACTAG GAATCCGGGAAGGGAGTATAATCTCATATGTCCGAGCGAAGCTCTGTCTGAAAAACAAAGGATTCAAAGAAGGGTTCTATGCTATTTTCCAGCTTCCACAAACTCAAGACGATGTCGCAAGTTCACAACTATGGCATATCCTGTTAGCCCAATAGCTGGCAGACGTTCAAATTGGAGATCTTTTGCTGCAAGTCTGAATTTGGAAGATGGTCCTGCATCCTCTGACTCAACATCATCCCCTTCAGAGCAAACTAGTGATGGTGGTGAAGTTTATGGTGACCCTTCTGAAAATCTGAATTCTCGGAAACTTAAATCTGACGAG TTGAAATCTCTTTTGGCTGATTCAGAACGATCTAAGCTTTTGAAAAAGCTTAGTGAAGCAAACCAATACAACCGGTTCCTCAAGAGACAG TTGCAAATGAAGGATAATGACGTTGTGAAGTTCAAGAGTGAACTTGCCGTTATGGAACTTGAACTGCAG GCTCTGGTTGCCCTAGCTGAAGAGATTGCTAATTTTGATGTTCCATCTGGGTCTAGGAAGATAAATGGAAAATATATCCAGTCACATCTTCTCACCAGATTAGAAG CTGTTCATGATAAGGTTATGGAACAAATTAAGGATGTAGACTCTTTAAAGCACCAAGAAATTTCTGTCTTCTGGGTTGGCATTGCTGAG AATGTACAAATTATGGGCTCCTTCGATGGCTGGTCCCAGGGAGAGGCAATGTCCATGGAGTATTCAGGTTACCAAGCAAGATTCTCTGCAACTCTGAATCTTAGACCTGGGAG GTATGAGATCAAATTCTTGGTTGATGGAGAGTGGAGGCTGTCACTGGAGTACCCAATTGATGGCGAAGGTTCAATGCAGAACAATATACTTGTTGTAAATTAA
- the LOC4328228 gene encoding protein transport protein SEC13 homolog B — protein sequence MPPHKIETGHQDVVHDIAMDYYGKRIATASSDNTIKIIGVSGNSHQQLATLSGHQGPVWQVAWAHPKYGSLLASCSYDGRVIIWKEGSKPDEWAQAHTFIEHKSSVNSIAWAPHELGLCLACGSSDGNISVFTARSDGGWDTTRIDQAHPVGVTSVSWAPAMAPGALINTGPSGQFEYVQKLASGGCDNTVKVWKLYNGSWRMDCFPALQMHRDWVRDVAWAPNLGLPKSTIASASQDGTVVIWTAPKEGEQWEGRVLYDFQTPVWRLSWSLTGNILAVSDGNDNVTLWKEAVDGEWQQVTTVEA from the coding sequence ATGCCTCCCCATAAGATAGAGACAGGCCACCAGGATGTTGTGCATGACATTGCCATGGATTACTATGGGAAGCGCATCGCTACAGCCTCTTCTGATAACACAATAAAGATCATTGGTGTAAGTGGCAACTCTCACCAGCAGCTTGCTACTCTGAGTGGACATCAGGGCCCTGTCTGGCAAGTTGCATGGGCTCATCCTAAGTATGGTTCCTTGCTGGCATCCTGCAGCTATGATGGGAGGGTTATCATATGGAAGGAAGGGAGCAAGCCTGATGAATGGGCGCAGGCGCACACTTTCATTGAGCACAAGTCCTCTGTCAATTCCATTGCTTGGGCACCTCATGAGCTTGGGCTGTGCTTGGCTTGTGGCTCATCTGATGGCAACATTTCAGTCTTCACTGCTCGTTCTGATGGTGGGTGGGACACAACACGCATCGATCAGGCTCACCCAGTGGGTGTCACCTCTGTTTCTTGGGCTCCTGCAATGGCGCCGGGTGCTCTAATCAATACAGGGCCTTCCGGTCAGTTTGAATATGTTCAGAAACTTGCCTCTGGTGGTTGTGACAATACAGTCAAGGTATGGAAACTGTACAACGGGAGTTGGAGGATGGATTGCTTTCCGGCTCTTCAGATGCACAGGGACTGGGTGAGAGATGTTGCCTGGGCTCCAAATCTAGGCCTCCCAAAGTCAACAATTGCAAGTGCCTCCCAGGATGGAACGGTTGTAATCTGGACAGCACCGAAAGAAGGCGAGCAGTGGGAAGGCAGGGTTCTCTATGATTTCCAGACACCTGTGTGGAGGTTATCCTGGTCATTGACTGGGAATATTCTGGCAGTGTCTGATGGTAATGATAATGTGACCCTATGGAAAGAAGCCGTCGATGGCGAATGGCAGCAAGTGACCACTGTTGAGGCTTAG
- the LOC4328230 gene encoding protein NLP3-like isoform X2, translating into MERVVGDFNLLLQRGGAAGERGSEGGGGGSPGTEEAAAVAVKQRIARALRLYKEAAGDGGGGWMVQVWAPARDGARRVLATRGQPFVLASQCHRLFQYRTVSLTRVFPVGGAAAADEQGLPARAFDATAPEWTPNVQCYGSGEYARISYALIYDIQGSLALPILDPDDASSPLAVLELVTTAPLLRVSGEVANLCNALRAVSLRGAGICNRAAEIVHRDATRAAMAEVSELLITVCEAHKLPLAQTWVRCWSCGGGGEDTEKAALTTAGAPFHLAAGADARGFRDACVEHHLQRGQGLVGTAARAPGGGRLCADVARCSKDDYPLAHYAGMYGLAGCLVLRAELSAAAMADAAAATAGDEEDCVVLELFLPPDCTGVAEQKAAVDAVSATIKQCSGNLKAIVISNLDDLFLDTMADGDHQLRHEMDDLGDDQRCSDEEDLQLLENTNIGELNIHNADQIRNEDPTSQVGKNKTKRGKAEKSVTLEELQKHFSGSLKDAARSLGVCPTTMKRICRQHGIPRWPFRKISKVNRSLDKMKRVMESVNCSPSPPVAMPAHPALLLPPPPPPPRPCLSSTVGETSSHGSCQAPPSHAKTALRKPPRCGNGDGVVTIKASHRGDIIRFRVPCSAGVAAVKAVVAKRLSLDAGAFDVKYLDDDHEWVLLSCDADFQECLDVVPALPSMSVTARSGSGAAAPVVVRLMVQEVADNIGSSCASSD; encoded by the exons ATGGAGCGCGTTGTTGGCGACTTCAACCTCCTCCTccaacgcggcggcgccgccggtgaac GTGGGagcgagggagggggagggggatcgccggggacggaggaggcggcggccgtcgcGGTGAAGCAGCGGATCGCGCGGGCGCTGCGGCTGTacaaggaggcggcgggcgacggcggcggcgggtggatggTCCAGGTGTGGGCGCCGGCGAGGGACGGCGCCCGGCGCGTGCTCGCCACGCGGGGGCAGCCGTTCGTCCTGGCGTCGCAGTGCCACCGCCTGTTCCAGTACAGGACCGTCTCCCTCACGCGCGTCTtccccgtcggcggcgccgccgccgccgacgagcaggGGCTTCCTGCCAGGGCGTTCGACGCGACGGCGCCGGAGTGGACGCCCAACGTGCAGTGCTACGGCAGCGGCGAGTACGCCCGCATTAGCTACGCGCTCATCTACGACATCCAGGGCAGCCTCGCCCTCCCCATCCTTGACCCCGACGACGCGAGCTCCCCCCTCGCCGTGCTCGAGCTCGTCACCACCGCCCCGCTGCTCCgcgtctccggcgaggtcgccaaccTCTGCAACGCTCTTCGG GCAGTGTCACTGAGAGGTGCAGGGATTTGCAACCGTGCAGCCGAG ATAGTCCATCGAGATGCGACCCGGGCGGCCATGGCCGAGGTATCGGAGCTCCTGATCACGGTGTGCGAAGCTCACAAGCTGCCATTGGCACAGACATGGGTGAGATGctggagctgcggcggcggcggcgaggacacgGAGAAGGCCGCGCTGACGACCGCCGGCGCGCCgttccacctcgccgccggcgcggacgCGCGGGGCTTCCGCGACGCCTGCGTCGAGCACCACCTGCAGCGTGGCCAGGGGCTCGTCGGcaccgcggcgcgcgcgccgggcggcggccgcctctgCGCCGACGTCGCGCGGTGCTCCAAGGACGACTACCCTCTCGCGCACTACGCTGGCATGTACGGCCTCGCCGGATGCCTCGTGCTACGCGCTGAGCTCagcgcggcggccatggcggacgccgccgccgccaccgccggcgacgaagaggactGCGTCGTGCTGGAGCTCTTCCTCCCGCCGGACTGCACCGGCGTCGCGGAGCagaaggcggcggtggacgccgtCTCCGCCACGATCAAGCAATGCTCCGGCAACCTGAAAGCCATTGTGATCAGCAACTTGGATGATTTGTTCTTGGATACTATGGCAGATGGTGATCACCAACTAAGGCATGAAATGGATGATCTTGGAGATGATCAAAGATGCTCGGACGAGGAGGATCTGCAGCTGCTGGAGAACACAAACATTGGTGAGCTTAACATTCACAATGCAGATCAAATCAGAAATGAGGATCCTACATCACAAGTTGGCAAGAACAAGACGAAAAGAGGAAAAGCTGAGAAATCTGTCACTTTGGAGGAGCTGCAGAAACACTTCTCTGGTAGCTTGAAGGATGCTGCAAGAAGCCTCGGTG TATGCCCAACAACAATGAAACGCATCTGCAGGCAGCATGGCATCCCAAGGTGGCCATTTCGCAAGATCAGCAAGGTGAACCGCTCCCTCGACAAGATGAAGCGCGTCATGGAATCCGTGaactgctcgccgtcgccgccggtggccatgCCTGCTCACCCagctcttcttctccctccgccgccgccgccaccgcggccatGCCTGTCAAGTACCGTAGGAGAGACCTCCTCCCATGGATCATGCCAGGCGCCGCCATCTCACGCCAAAACTGCATTGCGAAAACCTCCGAGGTGCGGCAATGGCGACGGCGTGGTCACCATCAAGGCCAGCCACAGAGGTGACATCATCAGGTTCAGGGTGCCGTGCTCAGCCGGCGTCGCGGCGGTGAAGGCGGTGGTGGCCAAGCGGCTGAGCCTGGACGCCGGCGCCTTCGACGTCAAGTACCTGGACGACGACCACGAGTGGGTGCTTCTGTCCTGCGACGCCGACTTCCAGGAGTGCCTCGACGTCGTCCCGGCATTGCCGTCGATGTCGGTGACGGCGAGGTCAGGCTCCGGAGCGGCGGCTCCGGTGGTCGTCAGGCTGATGGTCCAGGAGGTAGCTGATAACATCGGGAGTTCCTGCGCTAGCTCAGATTAG
- the LOC4328229 gene encoding protein PTST, chloroplastic isoform X2, producing MAYPVSPIAGRRSNWRSFAASLNLEDGPASSDSTSSPSEQTSDGGEVYGDPSENLNSRKLKSDELKSLLADSERSKLLKKLSEANQYNRFLKRQLQMKDNDVVKFKSELAVMELELQALVALAEEIANFDVPSGSRKINGKYIQSHLLTRLEAVHDKVMEQIKDVDSLKHQEISVFWVGIAENVQIMGSFDGWSQGEAMSMEYSGYQARFSATLNLRPGRYEIKFLVDGEWRLSLEYPIDGEGSMQNNILVVN from the exons ATGGCATATCCTGTTAGCCCAATAGCTGGCAGACGTTCAAATTGGAGATCTTTTGCTGCAAGTCTGAATTTGGAAGATGGTCCTGCATCCTCTGACTCAACATCATCCCCTTCAGAGCAAACTAGTGATGGTGGTGAAGTTTATGGTGACCCTTCTGAAAATCTGAATTCTCGGAAACTTAAATCTGACGAG TTGAAATCTCTTTTGGCTGATTCAGAACGATCTAAGCTTTTGAAAAAGCTTAGTGAAGCAAACCAATACAACCGGTTCCTCAAGAGACAG TTGCAAATGAAGGATAATGACGTTGTGAAGTTCAAGAGTGAACTTGCCGTTATGGAACTTGAACTGCAG GCTCTGGTTGCCCTAGCTGAAGAGATTGCTAATTTTGATGTTCCATCTGGGTCTAGGAAGATAAATGGAAAATATATCCAGTCACATCTTCTCACCAGATTAGAAG CTGTTCATGATAAGGTTATGGAACAAATTAAGGATGTAGACTCTTTAAAGCACCAAGAAATTTCTGTCTTCTGGGTTGGCATTGCTGAG AATGTACAAATTATGGGCTCCTTCGATGGCTGGTCCCAGGGAGAGGCAATGTCCATGGAGTATTCAGGTTACCAAGCAAGATTCTCTGCAACTCTGAATCTTAGACCTGGGAG GTATGAGATCAAATTCTTGGTTGATGGAGAGTGGAGGCTGTCACTGGAGTACCCAATTGATGGCGAAGGTTCAATGCAGAACAATATACTTGTTGTAAATTAA
- the LOC4328230 gene encoding protein NLP3-like isoform X1, whose translation MERVVGDFNLLLQRGGAAGERPCGSEGGGGGSPGTEEAAAVAVKQRIARALRLYKEAAGDGGGGWMVQVWAPARDGARRVLATRGQPFVLASQCHRLFQYRTVSLTRVFPVGGAAAADEQGLPARAFDATAPEWTPNVQCYGSGEYARISYALIYDIQGSLALPILDPDDASSPLAVLELVTTAPLLRVSGEVANLCNALRAVSLRGAGICNRAAEIVHRDATRAAMAEVSELLITVCEAHKLPLAQTWVRCWSCGGGGEDTEKAALTTAGAPFHLAAGADARGFRDACVEHHLQRGQGLVGTAARAPGGGRLCADVARCSKDDYPLAHYAGMYGLAGCLVLRAELSAAAMADAAAATAGDEEDCVVLELFLPPDCTGVAEQKAAVDAVSATIKQCSGNLKAIVISNLDDLFLDTMADGDHQLRHEMDDLGDDQRCSDEEDLQLLENTNIGELNIHNADQIRNEDPTSQVGKNKTKRGKAEKSVTLEELQKHFSGSLKDAARSLGVCPTTMKRICRQHGIPRWPFRKISKVNRSLDKMKRVMESVNCSPSPPVAMPAHPALLLPPPPPPPRPCLSSTVGETSSHGSCQAPPSHAKTALRKPPRCGNGDGVVTIKASHRGDIIRFRVPCSAGVAAVKAVVAKRLSLDAGAFDVKYLDDDHEWVLLSCDADFQECLDVVPALPSMSVTARSGSGAAAPVVVRLMVQEVADNIGSSCASSD comes from the exons ATGGAGCGCGTTGTTGGCGACTTCAACCTCCTCCTccaacgcggcggcgccgccggtgaacGTCCGT GTGGGagcgagggagggggagggggatcgccggggacggaggaggcggcggccgtcgcGGTGAAGCAGCGGATCGCGCGGGCGCTGCGGCTGTacaaggaggcggcgggcgacggcggcggcgggtggatggTCCAGGTGTGGGCGCCGGCGAGGGACGGCGCCCGGCGCGTGCTCGCCACGCGGGGGCAGCCGTTCGTCCTGGCGTCGCAGTGCCACCGCCTGTTCCAGTACAGGACCGTCTCCCTCACGCGCGTCTtccccgtcggcggcgccgccgccgccgacgagcaggGGCTTCCTGCCAGGGCGTTCGACGCGACGGCGCCGGAGTGGACGCCCAACGTGCAGTGCTACGGCAGCGGCGAGTACGCCCGCATTAGCTACGCGCTCATCTACGACATCCAGGGCAGCCTCGCCCTCCCCATCCTTGACCCCGACGACGCGAGCTCCCCCCTCGCCGTGCTCGAGCTCGTCACCACCGCCCCGCTGCTCCgcgtctccggcgaggtcgccaaccTCTGCAACGCTCTTCGG GCAGTGTCACTGAGAGGTGCAGGGATTTGCAACCGTGCAGCCGAG ATAGTCCATCGAGATGCGACCCGGGCGGCCATGGCCGAGGTATCGGAGCTCCTGATCACGGTGTGCGAAGCTCACAAGCTGCCATTGGCACAGACATGGGTGAGATGctggagctgcggcggcggcggcgaggacacgGAGAAGGCCGCGCTGACGACCGCCGGCGCGCCgttccacctcgccgccggcgcggacgCGCGGGGCTTCCGCGACGCCTGCGTCGAGCACCACCTGCAGCGTGGCCAGGGGCTCGTCGGcaccgcggcgcgcgcgccgggcggcggccgcctctgCGCCGACGTCGCGCGGTGCTCCAAGGACGACTACCCTCTCGCGCACTACGCTGGCATGTACGGCCTCGCCGGATGCCTCGTGCTACGCGCTGAGCTCagcgcggcggccatggcggacgccgccgccgccaccgccggcgacgaagaggactGCGTCGTGCTGGAGCTCTTCCTCCCGCCGGACTGCACCGGCGTCGCGGAGCagaaggcggcggtggacgccgtCTCCGCCACGATCAAGCAATGCTCCGGCAACCTGAAAGCCATTGTGATCAGCAACTTGGATGATTTGTTCTTGGATACTATGGCAGATGGTGATCACCAACTAAGGCATGAAATGGATGATCTTGGAGATGATCAAAGATGCTCGGACGAGGAGGATCTGCAGCTGCTGGAGAACACAAACATTGGTGAGCTTAACATTCACAATGCAGATCAAATCAGAAATGAGGATCCTACATCACAAGTTGGCAAGAACAAGACGAAAAGAGGAAAAGCTGAGAAATCTGTCACTTTGGAGGAGCTGCAGAAACACTTCTCTGGTAGCTTGAAGGATGCTGCAAGAAGCCTCGGTG TATGCCCAACAACAATGAAACGCATCTGCAGGCAGCATGGCATCCCAAGGTGGCCATTTCGCAAGATCAGCAAGGTGAACCGCTCCCTCGACAAGATGAAGCGCGTCATGGAATCCGTGaactgctcgccgtcgccgccggtggccatgCCTGCTCACCCagctcttcttctccctccgccgccgccgccaccgcggccatGCCTGTCAAGTACCGTAGGAGAGACCTCCTCCCATGGATCATGCCAGGCGCCGCCATCTCACGCCAAAACTGCATTGCGAAAACCTCCGAGGTGCGGCAATGGCGACGGCGTGGTCACCATCAAGGCCAGCCACAGAGGTGACATCATCAGGTTCAGGGTGCCGTGCTCAGCCGGCGTCGCGGCGGTGAAGGCGGTGGTGGCCAAGCGGCTGAGCCTGGACGCCGGCGCCTTCGACGTCAAGTACCTGGACGACGACCACGAGTGGGTGCTTCTGTCCTGCGACGCCGACTTCCAGGAGTGCCTCGACGTCGTCCCGGCATTGCCGTCGATGTCGGTGACGGCGAGGTCAGGCTCCGGAGCGGCGGCTCCGGTGGTCGTCAGGCTGATGGTCCAGGAGGTAGCTGATAACATCGGGAGTTCCTGCGCTAGCTCAGATTAG